The Rhodoluna lacicola genome includes the window TTGTGGCCTCGCCGGCACCGTAATGCGCTTTGTGCCACCGGTATCGGTGTTGGCAAATGGCGACATCAAGTTTGATGGCGACGAGGGCGCCAGGCGTCGCCCAATGCACACCACCATCAACAGCCTGCGAGCTCTGGGCGTAGCTGTCTCAGACGAGGGCGCCGCCGCCCTGCCTTTCACCGTGCACGGAACAGGCAAAGTGGCCGGCGGTGAAATAACTATCGATGCATCGGCATCCAGCCAATTTGTTTCAGGTTTACTTTTGGCTGCGGCTCGCTATGAGAATGGTTTGACACTGCGCCACGAGGGTGAGCACCTGCCATCGATGCCACACATTGAAATGACATTGGATTGTCTGCAAAAACGCGGTGTAAAGGTTTCATCTCCGGAACCCGCTGTGTGGCGGGTTGAGCCGGGTGAAATTTCTGGTGGAACGGTTGCGATTGAGCCGGATCTTTCAAATGCCGGCCCGTTCTTGGCTGCCGCGATGGTGGCCGGTGGAAAAGTGTTCATTCAGGGATGGCCGGAGTCAACCACCCAGGTTGGCGACGAGTTTGATGGCATTCTGCAGCAAATGGGAGCAAAAATAACTCGTCACGTTGGCGGGCTTGAAATTTCTGGGACCGGCGCGATACACGGACTAGACATCGATCTTTCAATCGGTGGCGAACTTACTCCAGTAATCGCTGCCCTGGCCGCGATCGCAGATAGTCCAACTGTTATACGCGGGGTTGCACACCTACGCGGGCACGAGACAGATCGCCTTGCGGCACTTGCGGCTGAAATCAATCGCCTCGGTGGAATCGCGCGTGAAACTGCTGATGGTTTAGAAATTGATCCAAGTAATAATTTGCACGGAGCGCTTTGGCGAACTTATGAGGACCATCGCATGGCAACCGCGGGTGCCATAATCGGGCTTCGCGTTCCTGGAATTGAAATTGAAGACATCACAACAACTTCAAAAACCATGCCAAATTTTGCTTCGATGTGGATGTCGATGCTAGGAACACAAGCTTGAGTTGGCTCTACGAGCCAGAACCAGGTCAAAACGATCTGGACGAAACCGATGTTCGGGTTCGACCAAACCCAAAGGGAAATAAGCCCCGCACCAAAAAGCGTCCCGAGTACGCAGAAGCTCCACTGGGACTGGTGCTTGGTGTTGATGTTGGGCGCTATCGCGTGTTAATTGATGGAGAAGATCGCGTAGTAAACGCAACCATGGGCAAGGAGCTTCGCAAAACCGGAGCCGTTGTTGGAGACCGCGTTGCACTAGCCGGTGACACATCGGAAAATGAGGGCGCCCTTGCTCGCGTGGTGCGAATTGAGCCGCGTACTTCCTTGCTGCGCCGGAGTGCCGATGACTCTGACCAGGTTGAGCGTGTAATCGTTGCCAACGCAACCCAGATGGTGATTGTGGTGGCGATTGCCAATCCAGAGCCTCGAACACGCTTGATTGACCGGTACCTAGCGGCAGCTTACGATGCCGGGCTCAAGCCAATCCTGGTAATCACCAAGACAGACCTTGCCAACCCCGATGACTTCCTCGCAAACTTTGCCGGCCTGAGTATTCCAGTGGTCTTGAATCGCTCCGACAAACCCGCGCTTCCGCAGCTTCGTGATTTGCTTGCCGGTCAGACATCGGTGTTTGTAGGCCACTCCGGAGTTGGTAAATCAACCTTGGTGAATTCTCTGGCGCCGCACGCAATGCGCGCCACCGGTGGCGTAAACGTGGTCACCGGTCGAGGTCGTCACACCTCCTCATCTGTGCGTGCGATTCGCTTAGACGAGTCGTTCAATGGTGGCTGGATTATTGACACCCCGGGCGTTCGCTCATTTGGGCTAGGTCACGTCAAGCCAGAGAATCTGCTGCGTTCTTTTGAAGATTTATATCAGGTGATTGAGACCTGCCCTCGTGATTGCTCTCATTCCGCGGATGCCCCCGACTGTGCTCTTGACGAAGCAATTGAGGAAGGCACGCTAGGGACAAGCGGCGCTGCACGAGTTGACTCACTGCGAAGACTTATTCAATCAATCGCAAATAACAGCAGCGAATAAACTGAGCAGATGAACTATCAAGCAGATCTAAATCTTGCACTGGAACTTGCTGACATTGCCGATGCAATTTCGCTTCAGCGTTTCAGGGCCCTTGATCTGCACGTTGAAGATAAGCCAGACCGATCGCCGGTTACCGATGCAGACCGTTCGGTAGAACAGGCGCTGAAAAAGGTTTTGGCAGAGAAGGCACCGGCCGATGCCCTGATTGGTGAAGAATTTGGAAGCACCGGTTCAGCGTCAAGAACTTGGATTATTGACCCGATCGATGGCACAGCAAACTACCTTCGTGGTGTGCCGGTGTGGGCAACGTTGATTGCCCTGGCCGTAGACGGAAAGCCGCTGGTCAGTGTGGTGTCAGCACCCGCCATGGGGCGACGCTGGTGGGCCGCTCCCGAGGTGGGCGCTTTCACGAAAGACATCGATGGAGCGGTTCGGGAACTCAAGGTTTCTGCAATTGGCGCTTTGGAAAACTCGTCGCTCAGCTACAACAACTTGCAGCTCTGGGATCAGGCGGGAATGCTGCCGCAGCTCACTGAACTATCGCGCAAAATCTGGCGCACCCGCGCCTATGGCGATTTCTGGAGCTACATGCTGCTGGCCGAGGGGGCGCTGGACATAGTTGCCGAGCACGACCTCAAGATTTACGACATCGCGGCGTTGGTGCCGATCGTTGAGTTGGCCGGCGGACAGTTCACCGCTCTGGATGGGCCACTGACCGCCGAGAGCTCATCGGTGTTGGCTACAAACGGCAAACTACACCAGGCGGTTGCCGGGCACTTTTAGTGGCTTGTAAGCGCTCTTGTGCTAATGTCATTACATGTTGTCAAAGCATGGCGACTGTAAACATTGGTATTTGGAATGGCTATGAATCAGGTTGAACAGATTCTCCCGATTGGAGTATTCATGGACCTGGACCGCTCGGGTCCTATTCCCCTGTACTTTCAAATCGCTCAGCGCATCGAAAAGGCAATTCTCAGTGGCGATTTACCCGCTGGATCAAGACTTGAAAACGAAGTTTCACTTGGTGAGCGCCTTGGGCTAAGCCGGCCCACTGTTCGTCGCGCGATTCAGGACTTGGTTGACAAAGGGCTTTTGGTAAGACGCCGCGGCATTGGCACGCAGGTCGTGCACGGGCAGGTTACCCGAGGTGTTGAGCTGACTTCGCTATATGAGGACCTGTCACGCAGTGGACAAAAGCCATCTACCAAAATTTTGGAATACAAAAAGATAAAAGCAGATAGCAAGATTGCCGAAAAACTTGGTGTTGAGCCAGGCTCTGAAGTGCTTTACATGCGCCGGCTTCGTGCGGCCGACAACGTTGCCGTTTCAATTATGGAAAACTGGCTGCCAGCAGAATTCTCCGACATTTCCGAGTCCGAACTAAATCAACATGGTCTCTACCAAATTCTGAGATCCCGCGGCGTCACCATTCGAGTCGCAAAACAGAAAATTGGTGCTCGCAAAGCCAGTCAGCAGGAATCCGCTGACCTAGCTATTGAAAAGCAAGCATCGCTGCTAACCATGGACCGTACTGCATATGACAACTCAGGTCGAGCAGTAGAGTTTGGTCACCACTGCTACCGCCCTGACCTTTACTCTTTTGAGGTCACTCTGGTTGAAAAATAAATTCGACAAATTAAAAATCTACCCGGCATTACTGCCGGGTAGATTTTTTTCGATGAGAGTAATGCTATTTGTAGAAGTCTGGCTTTGCAGCGTACTCTACGTTTTGTAAGGTGCCCGTATTTAGTGCTTTCACACCTGCCTCTACTGCTGCAGCAGCGAGGTAGCCATCCCAGGCTGATGGCCCATCGATTTTCCCCTGCTTAGTTGCAGTGACCCAGCGTTGAATCTGCGAGTCATAAGCAGCGGCGAATCGAGTCTTGAAAGACATGTGTTCCTGAGTTGAAATCTGACCATTGAACCAAGTGGTCATGCCGCTTGTGCGACCAATCTCTGCAATTCCGTTTTCGAAAACTGCCTCTGTCTTTACCTCATAACCAAACTTCACTGAAACGTTCATTTCAACTGTGGCAAGGACTTCTGACTTAGTCTTTAGTAGCACCAAAATTGGATCGCTAAACCCTGAGTGATTGTTTGAGTTGCGCTTCATGTGCTTAACTTCAACGGTTTCAATCGGAGAGTCAGTCAAGAAGCGAACAACATCAATCTCGTGAACCACTGAGTCAAAAATCAACATGTCGTTGTGGTAACTTTCAGGCACAGAAGGGTTTCTGTGGGCACAGTGCAGACCAAGCAACTCCCCTTGATCCTTGCTTGAGATCAATGACCTTAGGTTTTCGTAGCCAGCATCAAAGCGGCGCATGAAACCAACCTGAATGAACTGCTTGCCAGTTGCAACTTCAGCCTCAACCATACGCAACGACGATGCTGCATCAGGAGTAAGTGGCTTCTCACAAAGGATTGGAAGGCCGGCTGCCAACGCCGGCAACAACACTGGCTCGTGGAACTGACCTGGAGTTGCAATTAGAACGGCGTCCATTGCCTTGTCGGCAATTGCAGCCTCAACATTTGGGTACCACTTGGCAGCTGGAGCGTTTTCCATCGCTGACTTGGCGCGACCTTCATCTGGCTCGACCACTGCAGTCACGATTGCGCCGTTGATGCGATTTTGGATTCTAATAATGTGGTCTGCACCCATAAGGCCCGCGCCGACAACACCGATTCTTAGTTCTGACATTTAACTCTCTCTTGATTAACGAACTCGAGCAGCGTGTGTGCAACTCATGATGTGCTTTAGGGTGCGGTCGGCTATGGGTGCTGGGAAGTCAACGTCACAGCCGTACATGTCTTGCTCGACAATCGCGAACATTTCAGGGTTGATCTGCGCTGCCTTTTCAATGATTGGAGCGAACTCTGGCACGCCCTCGAAGCCAGGCTCAGTCATTACTCCCCTAGCAACTGCGTCAACGAATGGCATGTCGTTCTTTAGTGCCTCGGCAAGAATGTCAGGGTGTACCTGCTTTAGGTGCAGGTAGCCAATGCGCTCTGGGTAAGCGTTCATCAACCTGACGTTGTCGCCTAGGTAGTAGGCAAAGTGACCGGTGTCTAGACAGAGGTTGGTGTATTCCTTGCTTGTCTCCTGCAGGAAACGCTCTACCTCGGCGTAAGTTCCAATGTGGCTGTCTGCGTGCGAGTGGAATTGCTGGTGAATTCCGTATTCCTCAAGCAAGGCCTTGCCAAGCTTGTCGTGCCCCGCGGCCAACTTCTTCCACTGGTCGTTATCAAGCACGCGTGATTCAAGCACCTCTGCAGTGGCATCTGAACGCCAAAGGTCTGGAATTACTACCAAGTGCTCTACGCCCAGCTTTGATACAAGGCCGGCAACATCTAATGCCTGATCCCAAGCGCGCTTCCACTGGTCATCGCCCTTGTGGAATCCGGTGAAAACAGTTCCGGCCGACAGCTTTAGGTCGTGTTCGGCAAGAACATCGGCCAGTTGGTTTGGATCGGTTGGTAGATAGCCGAATGGTCCTAGCTCAATCCAGTGGTAGCCAGCAGCCTGCACTTCATCTAGGAAGCGCTCCCAAGGAACCTGCTTTGGGTCATTTGGGAACCATACGCCCCAAGAGTCTGGCGCTGTGCCAACACGAATTTGCTTTGTCATAGCAACAAATCTAACCCAGACAGCCTGGCCTAGCGCCCCAATTGAGCAATTCTAGATAACACTTTTATAAACGATTGTGCATCGAATTCCTGGGCAAAAAGTGCTACTTCCCAGTCTTTATAAGGCCTATAGCCCCGTTGAGCCCTAGAGTATTTACTTGCTCGTGCTAACTTTTGGCTTGCCCGTGCTAGTTCGAACCACCAATTTGGAGCTGGTCAAGATCTGCTGCGATAAGTACTGCTGCCCTTTGATTCGGGCAACAATGTCATCGACGGCTGCCTTGGCAATTTCATCCGGATCTTGCCGCACCGTAGTCAGGTTCAAGAATGGCAAGCTTGCGACTGTATCGTCATAGCCAACCACTGAGACATCTTCAGGAATTTGAATTCCGCTTTGAATAAGGCGATAAGAGAGACCTAAGGCAGCCTGGTCGTTGTTGCAAACGATGGCAGTGGGTAGGCCACGAGTTATGAACTTATCAGCGGCCTTAGAGCCGCCTTCTTCAGCGAAGTCCCCCTCAATCTCCACAATCTGGGTTGGTAACTTGTGTCGCTTCATGGCTGACAGGTAGCCCTCGAGGCGGAACTCGGAGTCAAGCATGTCTTTTGCGTAAACATAGCCAATCTGCCTATGGCCAAGTCCAATCAAATAGTCGACAGCTTCGGCAACACCAACTTCACCATGAGATGACACCATGCCGCAGCGAACGCCCTCGAGCCGTCGACCAACACTGACCAGCGGAATGTTTCTTGCCAATTTTTGAATTGCAGTTTTGCTTTGCTGTGAAGAGAAAAGCACTAGGCCTTCGCATCGGTGGCCCAAGAGCTCCTGAATTGCACTTTCTTCTTGGTGGTTACTTGAAACGGAACTCAAAAACAAACGGTATCCGGCGGCATGCGCGTACTTGTAAAGTGCGGGAATCAATTCACCCATTGAGGATTCATTGGGTCGAAACATAACCCCGATGTAATTTGAGTTGACACTTCTCAAAGAACGAGCTGCAAGGTTTGGCTGGTAGCCAAGTTTCTTAGCCGCGGCCCGTATTTTGGCCTCGGTGGCTGCTCCAACACCAGGCTCGCCTCGAAAAACTAGACCGACCAGCTGGCGCGAGACCCCGACCTCTGCCGCAATGTCTGCCATGGTGGCATGGCGGATCTCACTGTTACTCTCTTTTTTGTCCACGTTTTTGGCCATGTGGCAATCCTAGTAAAAAGCAATCCCTCGGCCTGCTAGAAGACCGAGGGGCTTTAGTGCTGAAATTGGCAGCTTACTGGTGCTTGGCAATAAGTTTTTCAATTGCCTCACGCTGGTAGATAGACATCTCACGCGCGTTTTCATTCTCGGCAAAAACACTCGAACACATGATGCTGTTTGGATTGTCAAGGAAGCCATTGGCCTTTAGCCCCTGGAACATCTCGTCAAAGTTAACATCTCCGGCACCGATTCTTAGGTGCTGGTGCACGCGTACCGCGTTACCCGGAGGGTTGGTGATGTAACGCAAACCATGTGATGCCGTGTGGTCCATAGTGTCACTCATGTGCACGATACCCACGCGACCCTTGGCGACTTCCAGAATCTTTGCCGGCTGGTTTCCCATGTGGAAAGTATGCGAGGCAACGTAAACCATTCCAAAGTTCTTTGAGTTTATGCCGCGAATCACTCGCCAAGCAGCAAGCCCATTTTCTACAAAGTCATCTGGGTGTGGATCAATGAAAACCTTGATGCCCTCTTTTTCAATAATTGGAACAAGCTCTTCCATTGAACGGTAGAAAGCACGCTCTGATTCCTCGGCGCGCTCGGGGCGCCCGTTGAACTCGGTGCCAATGGTATCTACGCCAAGATCAGCCGTAATTTGAATCACTCGCTTCCAGTAGCGCACCGCTGCTTCACGAACATCTTCATCGGGACCTGACCAGCGAAGCACTGGCAGCGTGGAAGCAATTTGAATGCCTGCATCTTTGACTGCTTTCTTGAGCTGTTTGACAAGGTCATCGTCACCTTTGGGGTGATTGAAGAAAGGAATTAGATCCGGGTGCGGAGTCATTTGCAGGTACTTGTAGCCTAGGTCTGCTGCAAGTGCTGGGAATTCCAACAGCGAGTGAGTGCTGTGGAACGGGGTTGGGTCCAGAGCGATTTTTACCATTTATTTACTCCTTTGTAATTGCGTAACTTTAGCGCGGGATGTTTACTTGCGGTCTGCTGCGCCGTTACCTAGCAACAACTTTTGCTTTTGCTTTGCTTTGTCATAACCCACGTAGGCCCGCTTAGTGCTATCAAGATCAGAAATTGGCATTACTGGCACATCCCACCAACCTTCGCC containing:
- the aroA gene encoding 3-phosphoshikimate 1-carboxyvinyltransferase, whose product is MTSKTYSQPERWLAPVASGPLDASVELPGSKSLNNRELVLSALAKEPTLLTGTLTSRDSSLMIDALRSLGTQIDVDTDGSVLVTPKPFDRSATIDCGLAGTVMRFVPPVSVLANGDIKFDGDEGARRRPMHTTINSLRALGVAVSDEGAAALPFTVHGTGKVAGGEITIDASASSQFVSGLLLAAARYENGLTLRHEGEHLPSMPHIEMTLDCLQKRGVKVSSPEPAVWRVEPGEISGGTVAIEPDLSNAGPFLAAAMVAGGKVFIQGWPESTTQVGDEFDGILQQMGAKITRHVGGLEISGTGAIHGLDIDLSIGGELTPVIAALAAIADSPTVIRGVAHLRGHETDRLAALAAEINRLGGIARETADGLEIDPSNNLHGALWRTYEDHRMATAGAIIGLRVPGIEIEDITTTSKTMPNFASMWMSMLGTQA
- the rsgA gene encoding ribosome small subunit-dependent GTPase A, whose amino-acid sequence is MSWLYEPEPGQNDLDETDVRVRPNPKGNKPRTKKRPEYAEAPLGLVLGVDVGRYRVLIDGEDRVVNATMGKELRKTGAVVGDRVALAGDTSENEGALARVVRIEPRTSLLRRSADDSDQVERVIVANATQMVIVVAIANPEPRTRLIDRYLAAAYDAGLKPILVITKTDLANPDDFLANFAGLSIPVVLNRSDKPALPQLRDLLAGQTSVFVGHSGVGKSTLVNSLAPHAMRATGGVNVVTGRGRHTSSSVRAIRLDESFNGGWIIDTPGVRSFGLGHVKPENLLRSFEDLYQVIETCPRDCSHSADAPDCALDEAIEEGTLGTSGAARVDSLRRLIQSIANNSSE
- a CDS encoding inositol monophosphatase family protein, which translates into the protein MNYQADLNLALELADIADAISLQRFRALDLHVEDKPDRSPVTDADRSVEQALKKVLAEKAPADALIGEEFGSTGSASRTWIIDPIDGTANYLRGVPVWATLIALAVDGKPLVSVVSAPAMGRRWWAAPEVGAFTKDIDGAVRELKVSAIGALENSSLSYNNLQLWDQAGMLPQLTELSRKIWRTRAYGDFWSYMLLAEGALDIVAEHDLKIYDIAALVPIVELAGGQFTALDGPLTAESSSVLATNGKLHQAVAGHF
- a CDS encoding GntR family transcriptional regulator, producing the protein MNQVEQILPIGVFMDLDRSGPIPLYFQIAQRIEKAILSGDLPAGSRLENEVSLGERLGLSRPTVRRAIQDLVDKGLLVRRRGIGTQVVHGQVTRGVELTSLYEDLSRSGQKPSTKILEYKKIKADSKIAEKLGVEPGSEVLYMRRLRAADNVAVSIMENWLPAEFSDISESELNQHGLYQILRSRGVTIRVAKQKIGARKASQQESADLAIEKQASLLTMDRTAYDNSGRAVEFGHHCYRPDLYSFEVTLVEK
- a CDS encoding Gfo/Idh/MocA family protein → MSELRIGVVGAGLMGADHIIRIQNRINGAIVTAVVEPDEGRAKSAMENAPAAKWYPNVEAAIADKAMDAVLIATPGQFHEPVLLPALAAGLPILCEKPLTPDAASSLRMVEAEVATGKQFIQVGFMRRFDAGYENLRSLISSKDQGELLGLHCAHRNPSVPESYHNDMLIFDSVVHEIDVVRFLTDSPIETVEVKHMKRNSNNHSGFSDPILVLLKTKSEVLATVEMNVSVKFGYEVKTEAVFENGIAEIGRTSGMTTWFNGQISTQEHMSFKTRFAAAYDSQIQRWVTATKQGKIDGPSAWDGYLAAAAVEAGVKALNTGTLQNVEYAAKPDFYK
- a CDS encoding sugar phosphate isomerase/epimerase family protein; amino-acid sequence: MTKQIRVGTAPDSWGVWFPNDPKQVPWERFLDEVQAAGYHWIELGPFGYLPTDPNQLADVLAEHDLKLSAGTVFTGFHKGDDQWKRAWDQALDVAGLVSKLGVEHLVVIPDLWRSDATAEVLESRVLDNDQWKKLAAGHDKLGKALLEEYGIHQQFHSHADSHIGTYAEVERFLQETSKEYTNLCLDTGHFAYYLGDNVRLMNAYPERIGYLHLKQVHPDILAEALKNDMPFVDAVARGVMTEPGFEGVPEFAPIIEKAAQINPEMFAIVEQDMYGCDVDFPAPIADRTLKHIMSCTHAARVR
- a CDS encoding LacI family DNA-binding transcriptional regulator, whose product is MAKNVDKKESNSEIRHATMADIAAEVGVSRQLVGLVFRGEPGVGAATEAKIRAAAKKLGYQPNLAARSLRSVNSNYIGVMFRPNESSMGELIPALYKYAHAAGYRLFLSSVSSNHQEESAIQELLGHRCEGLVLFSSQQSKTAIQKLARNIPLVSVGRRLEGVRCGMVSSHGEVGVAEAVDYLIGLGHRQIGYVYAKDMLDSEFRLEGYLSAMKRHKLPTQIVEIEGDFAEEGGSKAADKFITRGLPTAIVCNNDQAALGLSYRLIQSGIQIPEDVSVVGYDDTVASLPFLNLTTVRQDPDEIAKAAVDDIVARIKGQQYLSQQILTSSKLVVRTSTGKPKVSTSK
- a CDS encoding sugar phosphate isomerase/epimerase family protein: MVKIALDPTPFHSTHSLLEFPALAADLGYKYLQMTPHPDLIPFFNHPKGDDDLVKQLKKAVKDAGIQIASTLPVLRWSGPDEDVREAAVRYWKRVIQITADLGVDTIGTEFNGRPERAEESERAFYRSMEELVPIIEKEGIKVFIDPHPDDFVENGLAAWRVIRGINSKNFGMVYVASHTFHMGNQPAKILEVAKGRVGIVHMSDTMDHTASHGLRYITNPPGNAVRVHQHLRIGAGDVNFDEMFQGLKANGFLDNPNSIMCSSVFAENENAREMSIYQREAIEKLIAKHQ